One Choloepus didactylus isolate mChoDid1 chromosome 8, mChoDid1.pri, whole genome shotgun sequence DNA window includes the following coding sequences:
- the LOC119543360 gene encoding non-histone chromosomal protein HMG-14-like, with amino-acid sequence MPKRKVSSADGTGKEEPKRRSVRLSAKPALVKVEAKPKKAVGKDKSSDKKIQSKGKRGAKGKQAEMANQETEDLPAENGETKNEESPASDEAGEK; translated from the coding sequence ATGCCCAAGAGGAAGGTCAGCTCGGCCGACGGCACGGGGAAGGAGGAGCCCAAGAGGAGGTCGGTGAGGCTGTCAGCTAAGCCTGCTCTTGTGAAAGTGGAAGCAAAGCCAAAAAAGGCAGTGGGAAAGGATAAGTCTTCagacaaaaaaatacaatcaaaagggaaaagaggtGCAAAAGGAAAACAAGCTGAAATGGCTAACCAAGAAACTGAAGATTTacctgcagaaaatggagaaactaaaaacGAAGAGAGTCCAGCCTCtgatgaagcaggagagaaaTAA